A stretch of DNA from Anopheles nili chromosome 2, idAnoNiliSN_F5_01, whole genome shotgun sequence:
acaaACCAACACCCGGCCTTTTCAGCGGGCCGGCTGCCAGCGTTTAATCCACCACGTGTGCTGGACACCCGCGCCGTTGCCTATGGTTGCTGGATTTTCCACGCGTCGCTATGGCAACGCGTGTTTCTGTGAGGGAGCAGAGATGCGCAACGACAGCAGCAATTTGACGAGAGACAAAGGTAGCAACGGTTGAATCCATCCCAGGTGTCAGGTGAATCGAATGTAAGCGAACACCACGGTTCCGCCTTTGGCTGTCTGTCGTTTCCGTTCAACGTAGTGCTTGGCATTCCTTTCCTGTAAAAATTAATGTTACCACGATAGAAAACGTACCTAATTTTCCTGCTTTATATGTACTAAATTAGTACGACTTCTATACTTTGAACTAGAATTTTTTAGAGCCACTTTATTACACGTTAGGTACAGCACTGCTTAGGGTTTTTCTTAACTTCTATAAAAAGGAGTATACTTTTCGACGTTTTAAATGACTTGCATAGTGTgcttattttctttccttgaCTGTAGAGTAGTCCCCATGCAAATTCCTTCTGAAAGGCTGTGAAAGATTGGTTGCCCATGGCAACGCTCTACCAGGCCGTCACCACGCTCCGTGGATTACTTTGAAGTTGTTCGCTCGACGCCTCGTTGTCGATGGCGCTGAGtgaagagaaggaaaatcgaCATTTCTCACCTTCAGCATGCCACAAAACGACGCCACGTTCGACGGCGATAGATGCCGTGCCTCGATGACGGACGACCTGTTCCCGTAATCCGATCCGAACTCCCCGGGGAAGTTCCGGAACGAATCGACGAACGAACGCTTCTGAATTTTCCCCTTTCCAGCGGCCAAACGCACAACGTCGACCAGCCCAGAGCTCCCAGGGGGAAGCAAAAGGTGAACAAATCGTggatttgtttaattaaaatcggATTCCCATGCCAATCGTTACATGCCGCGGATCGGTTGCGCGCGTTTTCGGTACAAATTAAGTCTCTCGAGAATTTCCAGCCACCCAGCACCCGAGGAGCGACATGAATGTTCgtttgaaaggaaaacccacaaCAGACACACTGCTTAAACTGCGCTTTTGAGTGCAGCATCCTTCTCAAAGCGCGTTGTTGCCACCCAACGTAGACCCGGTGGCGGATTCTATCGCTTTTGGAACCGTGTTCGCCAGTTCGGACGTTCGCGTCTACGGTCGTGTGAAATGAGGTGTTAAATTACGGCAAAATCCTGCTCAGTGACGGCGCTGTCGGGAACTGGTGGGCATGGAAAAGGGACCGGCAGGATTctaggaggggggggggggtgctaGGACGAATCAAATGACACGAACCCTCGCAGACGCTGCGAGCGATTTGGTCCTTCCATTCTGGCCGTTTGCCGCTGGGCGCATCATCGGGTGGCGAAATCCCTATTAAACCGAAACCAGGTGTACGCAGCAATGTACTGCCGGATGTTGTCATTTTTGTATAATCTTTTCAGGACGAACCATATAacgaattctttttttttttctttttccgaaGGACCGAACCAAACATTTATGTGCACATAGCGCCTACGAAGATGAATCTTCACTACACTTTTTGATTGCTCATCTTTGTCGCTTGTAAAGCTTATATTTATAAATctgaaaattttaaatattttttttgccaaaataaaaatgacagTAACACAAATAAACATGAATTAAAGCTGCAAACGCCGCTGGTAATATAATAACATAAATAAGTTGATAATTCGCCTCATCGGATAATTAAATTCGCTTTATTTATGCGTAATAGGCACACCCTTGCAAGTTATCGCTTGCTGTCCTTTTTGAAGTGTCCTTTGTTCCCCTCTACAACGACGGCAGCGATATGTCCtgggtgaaatatttcccatgaaacatttcacgctCCAGCATGCTCCGAAGCTTGTCAACTTCACGTTCCCTCAATGCAAACGTTCAAAGTTCTAATTCGTCCCACCATCGCAAAGGCGGTTTGTGCGATTGTGCGCATGTGTTTTCCTTTATCTGCACGTTTGTTTTGCCCCCACGAGCCTTCCCATTCTGCAAGGACTGGCGAACACGGCCGTGACACATTTCCCGACCCGTAGTCgcgatttctttcgcagcgaaggagaaaaaaaaaaagaaagaagaattGTAAGTGCTGACAGCTTTCTAGTTTCGACAGCGTTATGCAAACGAGGACACCTGTCGCGGAGCCAGTGCGTTAATCGAACCGAGCCAACCGAGTGCCAAGGGATTGTGTATTTTCGTGCGAAACGCTAGTTCGCCACTCGAAGCGACGGAAGGATGCTTTCCCGCAAGGATCTGCGCTACCTTAGGGCGTTAATTTTCGGTAAGCGTGCATGTGCGGGGTGTGAAATGGACCGATTTTTTCCACCGCGGAAGCGCTCCATATGAAAGCTTATGTTGGAATgagcatttttcatcccttccAGCCATGCTGCTGCACCTGAGCAACTCGCTACAGCTGGAAGGACTCTCGACGAAGAAACCACGGGTTACGAAGTACACCATGAAGCCCACCACCAGCTCGGTACGTATGGATGCATGCGAATTGCACAACTCCAAAGAACCCCATCATTGGAAGCCGATACGTTCGATGGCTGcctggttttttgtttttattgtttttttttgggggactTTCATGAATGAATTCCCCACACCGTCACAGCGATGGTTCCATTGCCGGAGCGCCAGTAGCACGgttatcgattttcccgatTTTCCTCCACGCGCTGCCCACGTACAACCCCGTGGGTGGAGCGTGCCGTTTCACTCACGCAACAAAAGCTCACCGAGGAACAGGCAGCAATCGAAGCACTGGAATCGCGCGTACTCTTTCACACCACCGTTCGGACTGAATTTTCCATCATGTGACACGGCTCTCCGGCTCTCGTCCTGCTGTCCTGGTGTTCAACGTGTCTCATTATCATtatcttccttttcttttctttttttttttggttggtttgtggCTCGTCCTTTTACGTGCTTAAGGCCACCGCCGTGCCATCCTCGTTATCGCTGTACCGCTTGAACGCATCGAGCGGTGCGACGTGCATCCTGATTCAGACCGATGCGCTGCTGAGCATCCAGTACCGCGACAAGTACAATGAAGATAAGGTGAGTCCACCCGACAACGAGCCCATGTGTGCCAACACAcgcgatacacacacacgtagggCGTCTCGTaatgtgatttaaaattaacagTGAGCTTAGGAGGGTATAAAACATCTAAACGTATGTGCAATACCTTTTATTCGATGGTAAAGCGCACCTGTTGAGCGCAAAAGGTGTGTGTAAGGATAAGGATATTCATCGATTCCTTTGCAAGATTTACCCCAATTAAATGTGAGATATTTTCCGTACTAATAAGAAACTCTCATTTACCCATACGGCAAGAAGCGTgcggtaaaagaaaaaaaaaaggatgtgaCAGTGAAACTTAACCAAAAAGATATCTTTTAAGCCCAGTTTTTAAATAGAATCAACCAACACCCGCTCTCGTGTTCGCTAAAAATAGTGCAAACAGTGAATGAGTGAGCTTtaggaagctttttttttgttccttccatttaaacttttcactctttttcttccctgccGTTTCGGGACACTACAGGAAGCGGATTCATTCCTTCCCGACCAGATGGACATCTACGGTGAGTGCTGGGAGGACGAATCACGGATAACGCTCGCCTGGAAGGGTTTCACCGTCAACATATACTTCTCGAAGACGCCCGGCGGCGAACGTTGGTACGTGAACAGTGTCGACCTGGCATACTCATCCTCGAACACCCTGTTCGAGCACATCGACCGCCCGGGGTTGGATGTGAAGCTAGCGACACCCCCGGGTACGCTGCTGTTCCCGACACCGGTCGGCAAGTCGTACACCTGCGACAACGAGCTCACCATCACGATGTTCGCGcaggacgaaagcgataaATCGGGCCACCTGGCGAAGCTGTACCTGCGCGAGTTGCGGATGCAAAGCTTCATGTACAAGGCGGGTAATGCTTGGGGCCCAACGTTCCAGTGTAGCGCCACCGGGACGTACCGGGACGAAACGGCCCCAATTGCCGTTGGTTCTACGCTGGCCGTTGCCACCGTTTGCACCGTCGTTGGATACGGTTTGTGGAGGTAAGGACGTGGTAAGGTTTGTGGAGGTAACCGAACGTTAttgagcccttttttcccattgcAGATACTTCAAAGTAAAGAAGTTCCAGTACGGAACCATGGCTTAAGGTGTCAGGCGCGACATCCGATCACGATCGCGTGGGCATTCGTTCTATCGTGGCCAAACTGTAGAACCAACCATGCACCAACACACCCACTCTACCGATGCAAACTGCAAACATCCACGCGCCAGGAGTCCTTCGATCCTGCCGGACGATCGTTAAAAGCACCCTTAAAAAGCTCTAGCACAACCTTTGATCAATTGATCGCTCATCGATTGGTATGATCAATGCAAATGGTATGCGTGCGTATCGTTCCGGCGATCAATATCATTTCGTTtatcaccaacaacaacaagaaaaaaaaagtatatcgTAAAGCAAGAACAAGGAACGACGGAAGGCAGTAATACGCAACAAAGAGAACCGCGAAAAAAGCGTGTGAAAGGAGAGTGATCATTCAACTGATCAATCGAGTCAATCTAAATCAGCTCTATAGCGCAAGCGAAATCTAACGTATTTACCATGTTTTAGGCATAGGGAGCGGCGACAGTTATATCTTAATACGCAGAAtctatatacatatataataTACAGCGGTATGTATACATACACCTCGACGGAAGGATGCGATTGCGATTTGTCGAAAGCAGAGAAGGTCGTCCTCTAGGCGGAATTAGATCGCGGAAGGGTTTACGAAGAGGCATGGAACGGCtagagcgatagagagaacAAATATTTATCTATGTGCagatgtgtgtttgtgtgcaaaaaaaaaacacagcaacacACAAGCAAAGAAAGGACGCATAAAAGGCAAAAGGGCTAGCGCGAAACTCGCGTTAAAACAgtcttccattttcattttaatgaTATAATCGTGTGATTAAGTAAAGTAATTAACATAAATTAACAGCGCAAGCATAGAAGAACCAGAACACTATATACTACAACCAATTATAtacaatatacatatatgCTTACACGAGCGTTGATGTAAAGGATGTAGAGCTAGCCGGCGACCTGGAGTGAAGCGAGCGAATGGAGCAAATGTAgcagggacaaaaaaaaccctgcatTATTAGAAGAAGTGAAGAATGTCGAATGTCGAGCCGAGTGGAGGTGGGAGGAATGATTTTCGCGCTTGAAATTAATTCTTTTTCTCCTCGTACACGCGTAACATATAGCTGTGTGTTCCCGTGGCATGCATCTAGGATAAAAATTACTCACGGTATGGGGCGAAACGATACCGCGAAAATGTTTGCCACACGAAACTTGCACGAATATTGCTTGTACATAGCACGTGACGGGCATTTCCGGAGCATTTTCCGGGGTaggtgtcgtgtttttttgtcgaatTCGAAATTCTTCCCTTCTTCAAACGCCGTCTCTCTGCACACACAccggaataaataaaacattaataaGCGCACTTTTACGAAACATAAAGCTACGTCGCCAATAAGGCATAAACGCTACCGTTTTGTCGTTCACAAGCTCTCGAACAAGGCGCGACAATGGTGTCGTCATTTGCACACGTAAAAACCCACCCTGTAACATAC
This window harbors:
- the LOC128720871 gene encoding uncharacterized protein LOC128720871; its protein translation is MLSRKDLRYLRALIFAMLLHLSNSLQLEGLSTKKPRVTKYTMKPTTSSATAVPSSLSLYRLNASSGATCILIQTDALLSIQYRDKYNEDKEADSFLPDQMDIYGECWEDESRITLAWKGFTVNIYFSKTPGGERWYVNSVDLAYSSSNTLFEHIDRPGLDVKLATPPGTLLFPTPVGKSYTCDNELTITMFAQDESDKSGHLAKLYLRELRMQSFMYKAGNAWGPTFQCSATGTYRDETAPIAVGSTLAVATVCTVVGYGLWRYFKVKKFQYGTMA